TCTCCTCTCCCCTCCCTTACTTTGCTCAGGTGCTTGTGGTTCCGGGCGGGATATTTTGGGATCGacaccctcctcctcctctggcTCCTCCTGGATTTCTTCTAGGCGTGCAGTTCCTCCCCCTTTCTCCTCTCTCTGCTGATGCATGGTTGGGTCTTTTCCACGTCGGGGTTCAGTTGTTAAAACCGTTGACTCCCCTCCAGTGGCGGCGTTACTGGTAAAGTATCCCCTAGGAAGTTTTCTTCGTTAGGCCTACCCGTCACCTCTGGCGAACCTCTAGCAAATTTTTTCATGCTGACCACGTGAACAATTTCTGATTTCCGCGCCCGTGGCCACTTTACCTCGTAATTTAACGACGACGTTTCACGGACAACCACGTAGGGTCCTCGCCATCGATCTAGTAACTTTTCAGACCGCCCTATTTTGCGAAAAGGTTCATACACCAGGACTTCATCCCCAACCTTGAAATCTGTTGCAACTCTTCGTtttgacaagactgccggacatctcgggtacagttgcggtcaatagccgatacaggagcgccggacgtgacaactagtccatggggcttCAATAACCGCAACAATATATATGGTGTAACATTTGTCGACTGCTTCCTGTTAGTTCGCCTTCTTAAGACTCGAGGTGTTTCTTTAGGATggtcctgagcactgccgggTTACATGTTAGCCCAAATGGTAATTTATCCCTTTTCTAAGTTTGCAGTGATCCTGGGACATTTTCGTCTTCTAAAAGGAATCTTAACGCTTTTGCGTCCTCGTTTAGcaattttaccattaaaaATACTTGTCTGATATCAGCTGTACAGGCAATTTAGTTGAGCCTAAACGACAAGATAACACCAAGAATGTCAGGATTCTGATAGAGATTCTTCGAGACAGTCATTGGCACTAAATCCTGTTTTCGGCTTCTCAgaaccattgaaaacaggtTTCACTTTGTTAGTGATTTTGTCCTTACGGACAACCAGATGATGGGGTAGAATCGTGTAGATACCCTTGATATTAGTGTCTGATCTAGAGATGAACCAAAGTTATGTCAGTTAGCTGAACTCGGCTTCGTATTGTACCAAAACTATGGCTAGATGCAAGTAGCCAGCGTACCAAATTACGGACTAGAGTATGGTAGCCACCATACTCTGGAACGTCGGTATAATCTTGTAAGATAGGATACCTAGGTCCAATCAAGGGAGTAGTGGTTGATACAAGTATCAAGCCAGGTCAGTCTGGTAGTTAGACTGGTTCCATATTGTGTGTGTCTCCTTCGTGTATGACTCCAGTGTCTGTAATACAGTCGAACGTTTAGTATTTTCTAAGTGTGTCCCTACTCAATTCCTCTATCTTACAACAGTATGAAGTCTTCGTCTCCGTATCCTTCTCAATTCTTCTCATCAGCGCCCGTGCCCGACTCTCTGCCATGACATCATTCTTGTTTAGGTTTTGTTTGCTCTCATTCCATGGGAGCGGTGAAACATAATGTCCATCTTCGTCTTGCTTGGTGGAGTCTGCATAAGATTTCCAACGAACATCTTTAAGCcgtcattgtaggatttcaggacagaataaagaaatcctagtaCGTATTAAACGCGTAGTACGTATTCATGACGTATTAAAAAAAGCAATTctagattattatttgatgtggtgtacgtatttcttacaaagttgaaccccaacgctacactgttaattgtggcaacgtggcttttaaagaaatggttcaaaataagacgtcttccGAGGGAcgtgatttcttttttaaatggacCATGGCTTAAGCGCGTCGTCCTAACGTCCTTTTGCGGTCaagtactgcacgtcctagtaagacagatttaggatgagttactgcattaaattgtcATGTGGGTTGATTCggaatcttcttcttcactttcCTCTCCTTTCACtgtttctccttcttcttcactATTCTCTTGAATAATAGTTTCCGTTTCCTCGGTTCTAATTGAAAAATTATAGTCCTCTTCGGTCATTTCTGTGCCGTCATCTCTTTCCTTCTGTCTCTTCCCTTTCTACCTCTGCCTCTTCTCTTGCCTCTCTTGGCTATAGCCCTGACTTCACCCTTATATTTTCCCTTTCCAGGTACCGGAATCTTACTGGTTTGAAAACGAGACAACAACCAGCAACTGAACATTCAGTTGGAAAGCAACTTTCCAAGCCTACCATACAACTTAGGACACACTTTTAAATctaattaggtatttttaaatgtataaatgtattttaacaataaaattataaaaaccatttgtttttttcattcgtTGTATAagttttgtgttgtatttGAGTAAGACACTTGCTACTTACTCTTTAGAATACACCGAGATTCTCTTTAAAAGGTACTTGTGTGTTCATAAAACATTCATGGTAATTTACAACgtttgaataataataagtaatcgtcagaattcaaatttgaattaggtgtgtcatcaaaatggccaccGCAATGGATGTCGGGAAGGGGAGTAAATTTTATTGACATTTTTGGTTCTTATGCTATAAAAATCAAAGTAAACTATCATATCAAAACATtctagagataataaagaatctaaGAGACATATTTTCTGTTTAGCTTGGTTTATATTaataaccaaacaacgtaaaaaatatttctatttttggtCCCTCCTCTTTCCACCCCTTCCAAAAtatcataaaataaaaaagttaaTTACGATCTAAGTTTTAAGCGGATTTACATCAATTTTACGGCAATCGAAAGGTCATTAATAAGGGCTATCTACTCGGTGTAtttcattgaaaatatttgaaaaaaaaattcccaatgaaacacatttttttcattcaatcGATCTAGCGCAGTATTAGACCtaagcgacaaaacgcaaaaaaaaaaatttttcattgggaattttttctttttcaatattaAAACCAAATATAAGTAAAGATGacgattgttttgtttatgaTTGCTCCCGTGTGGCGTTgccataataaaaaaaattctaataaaAAATACTGTCATAGCAGACGAAATGTTCCATAGATTGTGCGTTGCATAATCTGGAAAGGGTAACAAAAAGAGGTCGAAAAGCCCTATAGAGAATTACCTATTATTGAATTTGGGATGGCACCGCGTACCACGATCCTCGCAATCCCctcaccgaaaaaaaaaatccccatACCGGATCGATGAAAATGCTCGCCCATCTATTGGAGGCCGAGCCCAAAGCCTGTGGTGCTGTTTagtcgtttttgtttgtttttgtgatCTTTTAGCATTCAGGCctgaattttctctttttttttaaagctcaAAGAGattaatattttgaaaaatgttatCACCACCATTTTGATCACCCATGTTCACATTTAAATATCACCACTTATTAAAGCCCACAACGTGAAGTATAGGTCAGCCCGTGTATTTCTTTGCAGTGGAACTTGTCGATTTGGAGTAGGTAGTCAGTCATGAAGCGCTCGCAGATGTTGCTGACATATTCCCGGCGTTGCCGATACATTTTCAATAGGCGTGCGTTGTTTGCATCGGGAGTCATGAGGTTCACTGCTGGCTCTGGTGGAGTACAATTCGAACGTCTATTATTGAGAAACTGATTTTGGGTGATGGGTAGCGGGTCGTCGTTGCCTTTTCCCACATAAATGAGTGGCCTGGCATTCACCACACTTTTGGTCTCAATAAGACTGACTTCTATTTCGTCATATTTCAAGCATGCGTGACCATTCGATCGCCGCAGTAAATGCTTCATCGTCCGCACCATGCGTTCCCCAAACCCTAACCACCATGAGGCTAAGCTGGCGGAAAAGACTCGTTTTGCCTCCTggaagatggattttgttTCTGGTATCCTTGTTTTCGCTGTGGAAATGCTATCGGCGCCACCGAGGTAGTCGTCGACGTAAATTTGCTCCTTCAGCTGTTTTACTGTGGCTTTAGCTCCATGCCGTCTAGGTGCTTGTTAAGGGTAACTCTTAGCAAGAATGGGCTAGAGCTAAGTTCAAATGGAACTTGTTTCCACTTGTAGGCGGCTAGAGGTGAGCCTGGCGTTTCTGGCTCTGTAACCCACAGGAATCTTCCACCCTCAGCGTCTTCAGGATGCAGGGCGATGTTCAAAAATgctttttcgatgtctgcTATCCATGCGATTCGATGTAAATGGAATCGCATTAAAACGGCTTGCAGATCGGGGTTGAGTATCGCAGATTGGGTGCAGTATCGCTCGTCTTCTTAACGGGTGATTTTGTCTCTAAAGGAGCTAAGTGGGTAGTCCGGCTCCACTGCATCAGAATCCTCTAAAATGGCGAAGTGTTCCAGTTTCCAAAACAGCAATAAATCGAAGTTCATCTGCCGTTTCAGttcttcttttacgattttccGCTTTTCTTTATGGCTTCTGGAGGTATGCTCAAGCTTCTGGTTGGAATATTCTTCCGTAGGCCTCAACTGGGAAGGCGACCTACATAGCACACTGCTGCCGTGGGATGTCCGATTAATGGCCGAACATCTGTttgatatctatgtactctatgagtagttccagggatgtccatCGGATAGCAACAATTTAAGTGCAAATGGATgttcaaaaatttgattctACGGACGTCCATTTCACAGCAAAGAAGATTTgttaatgttttgttttttattgacaaacaaaaaaattttgtttaaaactcAAGGGGACTTTAATTTTCCACCACAATGTTTTTGGCTTTTCACATGGAAGGGCTAGcctgggtttttttttgggggggaggggggaggttTAAGACAAACTCTTggctttttataaaaattttgaaaaaaaccgTAACGAGAAATTAAGTTTTACtgtttcatttacatttttttatataagtGTGCTCGATAATTTGTATGAGTGATTCGTAGTGTAATAGGaacagcaaaataaaaataatacaatgaaaataatacaagtctatgcaagttttaaattattttaaaattatactAAGCTGATAATTATATAAGACAGCTGTTGGGCATCCCTAGCAGCAAACATATCACAAGTATTTCACAATATTTTGATTCAGTGACAAAATATAGTTGAAATGATTGTGAAAGGGATGGCAGAATGGTCAGCTTCAGATTTCCTACGCACAAGTATGCCTCCCCTTAAGATAGTCAAATTTTTGCACATCCGACATTGTGGACGAGTGGATGGAGGCATTGAAGCTTGGTTTCCTTGCTCCTATCGTCGAATTTCTTCGGTTGATATCGGGTTTTCCGACATTTCAGTTATTGGCTGCTTAGTGGTTTACAGcacccatatagcacatttctgccgtcggatggccgaacatccgttagatatccatgtactccaaagatgtccgtcggctagtcaccttggaagtgcaatggatgtgcgaaaattatattctatgGACCTCCTTCccacagccaagaagattttcaattgtttcgtttaaggatcggcctcgagccaatcggggcgcttttttgccaatcggtTTTTTCATTTCGGGCCAACGAGGCGTGGcacagggtggaaaattcttcttcccgaattcaattggggtttgatcgaggtacttaatcagggaagctaccccgattgcaatcaatcgattcatcgatgcaaaaaacataatcgattgactgtttcacccgattgatccgataacaaccccgataatagctcgttctacccgcctgccccgatttttactctgaaactgAAAGAACGGCATTGTTTAAAAATTGCGTCGAGgtaacgggttaacctcaaatttccCCCCACACCGCCCCGGtaaaaaagtggcacctcaattcagccccgaatgcactttatcggggCGGGgtggttaactcgattagagctaattggggccgatcgctaagtttcattattaattgtcaaaatttatttgtttccaaaaggggagaacttaaccgtgtGCAAATTTTTCCTTggacgtatttttattttaagtccagcatttaatacaaaaaatttaaaaaaaataaaggagtagttatctatttgccggatggtttatttttaaatttattacaaaaaatgaataaaatatatataagtcgtgagtttgtttgcacaagcttgccgtttagcttacgggaaccaagccattggaaattaacttacagaaaatatatattattcgaCAATGAATAATTTTCGAAGCAAGTATACTGATGAtagaattttaatttcaaataataaaaaactactttaaacttaataattcatgctgaagtttaaaatttaaaaaaatatttagcataaattgtttaattgcaatttatacgcttctggtttaacctaagttcgacatcgtCTTGATCTTGATCTTGAGGTCAGGGTTCGAGTCCTGTAGATTTATTTGCTtataaagataaaacaatTGATGTTCTGTTTATGCACTAAAGGTATTTAATCTAAAGACAATTAAGTGTTCCGAAATATCTCTTTCGGAAATACATTCAAAACGACCTTGAAAgcaaaattaagaaaaaaatcccTTGCCTAGGTAACACGGGGAACGACATAGGGGCATTTACCCGCCACACCACAAGACACTGTGTCTGTATAATTTTAGACACAATGTCTCGGAGTTactaagtttaaaaaatgtctagatAAAAGTAGACAATTGTCTACCTTTCTAGACATCTCTTTTTAGAGAGTACGGCCtaaaactataattcttcTCACCTTTTATCCTAGCGGATGGGTACTTCTTAACCTCCCTAAAATTCGATTTAAATGAGTTGGCGGAACTGTCAACTCAAATCGTGGGTTGCACTTGCACGGGGCTTTCTTTccctattgttttctttatttgggTCACGGCCACATATTTTCCATCTGAAAGTGCCGTGGCTTTCCTCTCATAGACAGTTCCTTTCGGGCGCCCGACGAGTCCTTTTTTAGTTTCCTTTCCGGTTCCATCCCGGCTCCCTTCTGAGCTCTGTGAGCTAACGAAtctttttaaatgtatcaGTTCAATTCAGTGAATTTAATTCAGTGAATTGGATATTCCCTATAACGTTGTTCAACCGTTCCCAATTGGTATGTTACAGCTCATTTAACTTATAATTGTAGACTTAGACTTGTTGAAGAGACAAAAAGACACACACTTTTAGGAAAGATGCTGTTTAGCACttcttgttaaaaaaaacaaaaacaaaacaaaagacgtgCACTTGTTCGGGAAAGATATTGTTTAGTACCTCTCTTTCCTCAGTTGTCTCCCTACGTATAGTCCCACACTCTCTCAACTATCTTCTTATCTGAAAGGTAATATTGTAAAAGCTTCTTCTCAAGTTTCTACAATACATTTTACAAGTAACCTGTCATACACTCCTGTATTTCGTTAATATTTTCAacagattatgagactcgttTGTTGCttaataattattttcttttatacaaAGAGTATAGAATGGCATGCACAGGCAATTGTTCAAACAGACGTGTGAGCCACGTGATCACGTTTGACGGAACAAACCTACCATTATGGAGGCTTGGGTTGAATGTTGCATTAGAGGAGGCAGGAGTCCAATTCGTAACCGATGGAACTGAACCTATTTCTTCTGAGGTACATATTGTGTTGTTATCAATGCTCTCGCTTTTAACAGTCACAACCTGTTCTCTTGTCTCCATCGAGACCAATCCAGACATTGCTCTGACCATCCACCTTTTGTCGAGTTCAACACTCAAACACATTGAAATATTTCAATCTAAATCTCGATCATATCTTTCCAGGAAAGAGAAATGATCCCAGCTATGAATCAAGAGGAAGACGATACTTATGGAGACGAAATCTTGAACGCTGACGAGATAAATGAATGGAAGAGGAAGGACATAGTTGCTTGACGCATACTTCTGTCCACAATCGATAAAAGATTGCAGATCACACTCGTAGGATGCAAAACCACAAATGAGATCATGTCAAGACTATCATCCCAACATGCACAAAAATCCACCAACAACAAATACCTACTCAACAAAGACTTTAATGACTATGAGTTCAATCCAAACTGTGACATCATGACACACATTTCAACCCTTGAAAACATGGCTGAACAACTTGGACACGTTGGAGACCCTGTCTCTTTAACTCGGCTACTTGCTAAGATCATGTACACACTCCCGAAGCCGCTTCGTGGTTTCTTTTCGTCCTGGGAGCTCATCCCTGAAGACCAAAAGACTGTTCAAACGCTCACAGCAAAGATCTTAAACGAGCAAACAAATCAACAGCTGATGCCCAACAATTCAACCGGCGGCTCTCTGGCCTATTTTGCCCCATCCAGTCGGGGAAAGAGCCATCTTTCAAATGGAAGAGGAGGTTTCAATAGCGGAGGAGGCTCCAATGGCAGAGGAGCTAGCAATAGTGCTCATGCTGAAAC
This genomic stretch from Daphnia magna isolate NIES linkage group LG10, ASM2063170v1.1, whole genome shotgun sequence harbors:
- the LOC123476854 gene encoding uncharacterized protein LOC123476854 encodes the protein MSRLSSQHAQKSTNNKYLLNKDFNDYEFNPNCDIMTHISTLENMAEQLGHVGDPVSLTRLLAKIMYTLPKPLRGFFSSWELIPEDQKTVQTLTAKILNEQTNQQLMPNNSTGGSLAYFAPSSRGKSHLSNGRGGFNSGGGSNGRGASNSAHAETNPPPDKRPKLRCEHCFITTGRELNHPTVEYNKLKRKILEDAQQQAQIISRRYAGNAATGYNN